The following proteins are co-located in the Acinetobacter shaoyimingii genome:
- the rpsD gene encoding 30S ribosomal protein S4, producing the protein MARYIGPKCKLSRREGTDLQLKSGVKPFDVKTKKAAKAPGQHGQSRAKQSEYSLQLREKQKVRRMYGVLERQFSNYYKEAARVKGATGENLLKLLESRLDNVVYRMGFGSTRAEARQLVSHRSITLNGRRVNIASIQVKAGDVIAVHESSKQQLRIKNAIELAAQRGTPSWMEIDHSKLEGTFKSAPDRSDLPAEINESLIVELYSK; encoded by the coding sequence AACTCTCTCGCCGCGAAGGGACAGACCTGCAACTTAAATCAGGCGTTAAACCGTTTGATGTTAAGACTAAAAAAGCTGCAAAAGCTCCTGGCCAACACGGTCAGAGCCGCGCAAAACAATCAGAGTACTCACTACAATTACGTGAAAAACAAAAAGTACGTCGTATGTACGGTGTGTTAGAACGTCAATTTAGTAATTACTATAAAGAAGCTGCTCGTGTTAAAGGCGCAACAGGTGAAAACTTGTTGAAATTGCTTGAAAGCCGCCTTGATAACGTTGTTTATCGCATGGGCTTTGGTTCTACACGTGCAGAAGCTCGTCAGTTAGTATCTCACCGTAGCATTACTTTGAATGGTCGTCGTGTTAACATTGCGTCTATCCAAGTAAAAGCGGGCGATGTAATTGCAGTACACGAAAGCTCTAAACAACAATTACGTATTAAAAACGCAATTGAATTAGCTGCTCAACGTGGAACTCCTTCTTGGATGGAAATTGACCATTCTAAATTAGAAGGTACATTCAAATCTGCACCTGATCGTTCTGATTTACCTGCTGAAATCAACGAAAGCTTGATTGTTGAATTGTATTCTAAATAA
- a CDS encoding DNA-directed RNA polymerase subunit alpha, producing the protein MTRTANEFLTPQAIKVEAASGTSAKVILEPLERGFGHTLGNALRRILLSSLPGAAVVEVEIEGVEHEYSTLEGLQQDIVELLLNLKGLSIKLFDQNEAYLTLEKQGAGDVTAADLRLPHNVEVVNPEHLIGTLSASGSLKMRLKVAQGRGYETSDSRFPEGETRPVGRLQLDASYSPIKRVSYTVENARVEQRTDLDKLIIDLETNGTVDPEEAIRKAATILQQQIAIFVDLQKDQAPVAQEPREEVDPILLRPVDDLELTVRSANCLKAENIYYIGDLVQRTEVELLKTPNLGKKSLTEIKDVLASKGLQLGMRLENWPPASLRMDDRFAYRSR; encoded by the coding sequence ATGACGCGTACTGCAAACGAGTTTCTTACTCCGCAAGCGATCAAGGTCGAAGCGGCTAGCGGGACCTCGGCAAAAGTGATTCTAGAACCATTAGAGCGTGGCTTTGGTCATACTCTAGGTAATGCTTTACGTCGCATTCTTTTATCTTCTTTACCTGGCGCTGCTGTGGTTGAAGTTGAAATTGAAGGCGTCGAGCACGAGTACAGTACTTTAGAAGGCTTGCAGCAGGACATCGTCGAGCTCTTGCTGAACCTTAAAGGATTGTCTATTAAGCTGTTCGATCAAAATGAAGCATATTTGACATTAGAGAAACAAGGAGCAGGCGATGTAACAGCTGCTGATCTACGTTTACCTCATAATGTTGAAGTGGTTAACCCTGAACATTTGATCGGCACTTTAAGTGCATCAGGCTCATTGAAAATGCGCTTGAAAGTTGCTCAAGGCCGTGGTTATGAAACATCTGACTCACGCTTCCCAGAAGGCGAAACACGCCCTGTTGGTCGCTTACAGTTAGATGCTTCTTATAGCCCGATCAAACGTGTGTCTTACACAGTTGAAAATGCTCGTGTAGAACAACGTACTGACCTTGACAAGTTGATCATTGATCTTGAAACAAATGGTACTGTAGATCCAGAAGAAGCAATCCGCAAAGCGGCAACAATCTTGCAACAACAAATTGCAATTTTTGTTGATCTTCAGAAAGATCAAGCTCCAGTTGCTCAAGAGCCTCGTGAAGAAGTTGATCCAATCTTGCTTCGTCCAGTAGATGATCTAGAGCTTACTGTTCGTTCTGCTAACTGTTTGAAAGCAGAAAATATTTACTACATCGGTGATCTTGTTCAACGTACTGAAGTTGAGTTGTTAAAAACTCCTAACTTAGGTAAGAAATCGTTGACTGAGATTAAAGATGTTCTGGCTTCAAAAGGCTTACAACTCGGCATGCGTTTAGAAAACTGGCCACCAGCTAGTTTACGTATGGACGATCGTTTTGCCTATCGTAGCCGTTAA
- the rplQ gene encoding 50S ribosomal protein L17, translating to MRHRNSGVKLGRTSSHRKAMFQNMANSLFEHELIKTTVPKAKELRRVAEPLITLAKVDSVANRRLAFARTRSAATVGKLFTVLGPRYKERNGGYLRVLKAGFRAGDAAPMAYVELVDREVKTSAE from the coding sequence ATGCGTCATCGTAATAGTGGTGTGAAATTAGGCCGTACAAGCAGTCATCGTAAAGCGATGTTCCAAAACATGGCTAATTCTTTGTTTGAACATGAGTTAATCAAAACTACTGTTCCTAAAGCAAAAGAATTACGTCGTGTTGCTGAGCCTTTAATCACTTTAGCTAAAGTCGATTCTGTAGCAAACCGTCGTTTAGCGTTTGCTCGTACTCGTTCAGCAGCAACTGTAGGTAAATTATTTACAGTGCTTGGCCCTCGTTATAAAGAACGTAACGGCGGCTATCTACGTGTTCTTAAAGCGGGCTTCCGTGCAGGTGATGCTGCACCGATGGCTTACGTTGAGCTAGTAGATCGTGAAGTTAAAACTTCTGCAGAGTAA
- a CDS encoding flavin-containing monooxygenase: MDKQVDILIVGAGISGLGLAAHLTKQSPHRKFEIIERRESFGGTWDFFKYPGIRSDSDMSTFGFDFKPWRETNILASGSAIKGYLSEVVDEYKLKSKIHFKHNVKSANYDSQQKKWIVQIENAQGKTETWVANFVLGCTGYYNYEQGYEPEFPNQKAFKGQIIHPQKWPENLDYTGKKVVIIGSGATAITLVPAMAKGGAAHVTMLQRSPTYIASIPSIDFVYEKMRKVLPDSVAYKITRARNIGMQRGIYALAQKQPKLLKKLLLKSIEMQLKGKVDMKHFTPNYNPWDQRLCVVPDGDLFKILREGKASVATDHIEKFTETGIQLKSGEHLDADIIISATGLNIQILGGIQGTIDGQPLNTSKTMLYQGVMVSDVPNMAMVIGYINASWTLKVDIAADYICRLLNYMDQQGYDEVIAQGDQSQLMEDTIMGSLSSGYIARASEVMPKQGKSGPWKVTNNYLADRKALKNASFNDSILKFSKREQHVEKKPKLVS, encoded by the coding sequence ATGGACAAGCAAGTTGATATTCTCATTGTTGGTGCTGGTATTTCAGGTTTAGGTTTAGCAGCACACTTAACGAAACAATCTCCTCATAGAAAATTTGAGATCATTGAGCGTCGCGAAAGTTTTGGTGGTACATGGGACTTTTTTAAATATCCGGGTATCCGCTCTGACTCAGATATGTCAACATTTGGTTTTGATTTTAAACCTTGGCGAGAAACCAATATTCTCGCATCTGGTAGTGCGATTAAAGGTTATTTGTCTGAAGTTGTTGATGAATATAAATTAAAATCTAAAATTCATTTCAAACATAATGTGAAATCAGCAAACTATGATTCACAGCAAAAAAAATGGATTGTGCAAATTGAAAATGCCCAAGGTAAAACAGAAACTTGGGTTGCCAATTTTGTTTTAGGTTGTACAGGTTATTATAACTATGAGCAAGGTTATGAACCTGAATTTCCAAATCAAAAAGCATTTAAAGGACAGATTATTCACCCCCAAAAATGGCCTGAAAATTTAGATTACACAGGTAAAAAAGTAGTGATTATTGGTAGTGGCGCAACAGCGATTACGCTTGTTCCTGCTATGGCAAAGGGTGGTGCTGCACATGTGACCATGTTGCAACGTTCACCAACGTATATTGCGTCTATTCCTTCAATTGACTTTGTCTATGAGAAGATGCGTAAAGTCTTACCAGATAGTGTTGCATATAAAATCACACGTGCACGAAATATTGGCATGCAACGTGGTATTTATGCACTCGCTCAAAAACAACCGAAGCTGTTGAAAAAGTTGTTGCTTAAATCAATTGAAATGCAATTGAAGGGTAAGGTAGATATGAAACACTTTACCCCAAATTATAATCCTTGGGATCAGCGCCTATGTGTGGTTCCAGATGGTGATTTATTCAAAATTTTGCGTGAAGGCAAAGCCAGTGTTGCAACAGATCACATCGAAAAATTCACTGAAACGGGTATTCAATTAAAATCAGGTGAACATTTAGATGCGGATATTATCATCAGTGCGACTGGTTTGAATATTCAAATTTTAGGTGGTATTCAAGGTACCATTGATGGTCAACCCTTAAATACGTCTAAAACCATGCTTTACCAAGGTGTGATGGTAAGTGATGTTCCAAATATGGCCATGGTGATTGGTTATATCAATGCCTCTTGGACATTGAAAGTAGATATTGCAGCAGATTATATTTGTCGTCTTCTGAATTATATGGATCAACAAGGCTACGATGAAGTCATTGCTCAAGGTGATCAATCACAGTTGATGGAAGATACCATCATGGGTAGCTTGTCTTCAGGTTATATCGCTCGTGCCAGTGAAGTGATGCCAAAACAAGGTAAATCAGGCCCATGGAAGGTGACCAATAACTATTTAGCGGACCGTAAAGCGCTGAAAAATGCTAGCTTCAATGATTCAATCTTGAAGTTCAGTAAGCGTGAGCAACATGTTGAAAAAAAGCCTAAATTGGTTTCATAA
- a CDS encoding fumarylacetoacetate hydrolase family protein: MSNSAVVESVALALRSAELSQTAIAPIRPQLGGETADVDIAYAVQEVNTERALSEGRRLVGRKIGLTSIAVQKQLGVDSPDFGMLFADMAYGDGEAIPAGLLIQPKVEAEIALVINKDLTKEKHTYADIISATEYALPAIEVVDSRIENWKISLIDTVADNASSAAFVLGSKPVKLENLDLVNCKMVMMRADEVVSQGVGKACLANPLNAAVWLADEMVRRGRPLLAGDIVLTGALGPMVVAQPGDEFKVEIEGFGSVVAAFAAE, translated from the coding sequence ATGTCGAATTCTGCTGTTGTTGAGTCAGTTGCCTTAGCGCTTCGATCTGCTGAACTTTCACAAACTGCCATTGCTCCGATTCGCCCTCAACTCGGTGGCGAAACTGCCGATGTAGATATCGCTTATGCCGTACAGGAAGTTAATACTGAGCGCGCGTTATCTGAAGGTCGTCGTTTAGTGGGGCGTAAAATTGGCTTAACATCAATCGCGGTTCAAAAACAATTAGGTGTCGATTCACCTGACTTCGGTATGTTGTTTGCAGACATGGCGTATGGCGATGGTGAAGCAATTCCTGCAGGTTTATTGATTCAACCAAAAGTTGAAGCAGAAATTGCCTTGGTCATTAATAAAGATTTGACTAAAGAAAAACATACTTACGCAGACATCATCAGTGCGACTGAATATGCACTTCCTGCGATTGAAGTGGTCGATAGCCGTATTGAAAACTGGAAAATCAGTTTAATTGATACTGTGGCTGATAACGCATCTTCTGCAGCCTTTGTATTGGGTTCTAAGCCTGTAAAACTCGAAAACCTTGATCTTGTGAACTGCAAAATGGTCATGATGCGTGCTGATGAAGTCGTGTCTCAAGGTGTAGGTAAAGCATGTCTTGCAAACCCATTAAATGCAGCGGTGTGGTTGGCTGATGAAATGGTTCGTCGTGGTCGCCCATTACTTGCAGGTGACATCGTATTGACTGGTGCTTTAGGCCCAATGGTTGTTGCTCAACCAGGTGATGAATTTAAAGTTGAAATTGAAGGCTTTGGTTCTGTAGTTGCTGCATTTGCTGCTGAATAA
- a CDS encoding acetaldehyde dehydrogenase (acetylating), with protein MKKIKCALIGPGNIGTDLLYKLQRSEWLEPVWMVGIDPTSEGLARAAKMGLKTTSEGVDGLLPHVLEDDIKIAFDATSAYVHAENSRKLNELGVLMIDLTPAAIGPFCVPPVNLASLLDSGEVQNVNMVTCGGQATIPMIAAIASVQPVNYGEIIATASTKSIGPGTRKNIDEFTRTTASAIEKVGGAKQGKAIIIINPAEPPVYMRDTVHCLVEGEPDQAAITKAVHAMIEQVQKYVPGYKLVNGPVFDGNRVSIFLEVEGLGDYLPKYAGNLDIMTAAAARTAEMFAERLIASQVAEA; from the coding sequence ATGAAAAAGATTAAATGTGCCTTAATTGGTCCAGGGAATATTGGTACTGATTTACTTTATAAATTACAACGTAGTGAATGGTTAGAGCCAGTTTGGATGGTGGGGATTGACCCAACTTCTGAAGGTCTTGCTCGTGCTGCGAAAATGGGCTTAAAAACCACAAGCGAAGGTGTTGATGGTCTTCTTCCTCATGTCCTTGAAGATGATATCAAAATCGCATTTGATGCGACTTCTGCATATGTACATGCTGAAAACAGCCGTAAGCTAAATGAGCTTGGCGTGCTCATGATTGACTTAACGCCTGCTGCGATTGGCCCTTTCTGCGTACCACCAGTAAACTTAGCAAGCTTGCTAGATTCTGGTGAAGTGCAAAACGTCAACATGGTGACCTGTGGTGGTCAAGCAACCATTCCAATGATTGCTGCAATTGCGAGTGTTCAACCTGTGAACTATGGTGAGATCATCGCGACTGCTTCAACGAAATCAATTGGTCCTGGTACACGTAAAAACATCGATGAATTTACGCGTACAACAGCGAGTGCGATTGAAAAAGTTGGCGGTGCGAAACAAGGTAAGGCCATCATCATCATTAACCCAGCTGAGCCACCAGTATACATGCGTGATACTGTTCACTGTCTGGTTGAAGGTGAACCTGATCAAGCAGCCATCACGAAAGCAGTGCATGCGATGATTGAACAAGTTCAGAAATACGTACCAGGTTATAAGCTTGTGAACGGTCCAGTATTTGATGGTAACCGTGTATCAATCTTCCTTGAAGTGGAAGGTCTAGGTGACTACCTACCAAAATATGCAGGTAACCTCGACATTATGACGGCTGCAGCTGCACGTACTGCAGAAATGTTCGCAGAGCGTTTAATCGCATCACAAGTTGCTGAAGCTTAA
- the dmpG gene encoding 4-hydroxy-2-oxovalerate aldolase, giving the protein MSKVIINDMTLRDGMHPQRHQTTVEQMIAISTALDDAGVPLIEVTHGDGLGGNSVNYGFAAATDEEYLSAVVPRMKNAKVTALLLPGIGTVDHLKMAHEIGVSTIRVATHSTEADCSEQHITAARKLGMDTVGFLMMAHMASPERLLEEAKKMVSYGANCIYVTDSAGYMLPQDVKDRVGALRQHFDSNIEIGFHGHHNLGMGVANTVAAVEAGAIRVDLASAGLGAGAGNTPLELFVAVANRMQMETGVDLFKVQDIAEDLVIPMMHNPIRADRDAATLGYAGVYSSFLLFAKRAEAKYGVSAREILLELGRRGTVGGQEDMIEDLALTMSKAQELSA; this is encoded by the coding sequence ATGTCTAAAGTGATTATTAATGATATGACACTACGTGATGGTATGCATCCGCAGCGCCATCAAACGACTGTTGAGCAAATGATTGCCATTTCAACTGCATTAGATGATGCAGGTGTACCTTTAATTGAGGTAACACATGGTGATGGTCTTGGCGGTAACTCAGTCAACTACGGTTTTGCTGCTGCAACAGATGAAGAATACTTGTCTGCTGTTGTGCCACGTATGAAAAATGCTAAAGTCACCGCATTATTACTTCCTGGTATTGGTACGGTTGACCATTTAAAAATGGCACATGAGATTGGTGTTTCAACGATTCGTGTTGCAACACACTCAACGGAAGCAGATTGCTCTGAACAGCACATTACTGCTGCACGTAAACTCGGTATGGACACTGTGGGCTTCTTGATGATGGCACACATGGCTTCACCAGAACGTCTGCTTGAAGAAGCGAAAAAGATGGTGTCTTACGGTGCGAACTGTATCTATGTGACGGACTCAGCAGGTTACATGTTGCCACAAGATGTGAAAGATCGCGTGGGCGCTTTACGTCAACACTTCGATTCAAACATCGAAATCGGTTTCCATGGTCACCATAACTTAGGTATGGGTGTTGCGAATACTGTGGCTGCTGTCGAAGCAGGTGCAATTCGTGTCGACTTAGCATCTGCAGGTTTAGGCGCAGGCGCAGGGAATACACCACTTGAGTTATTCGTTGCTGTTGCAAACCGTATGCAAATGGAAACTGGTGTAGACCTATTTAAAGTACAAGATATTGCTGAAGATTTGGTGATCCCGATGATGCACAACCCGATTCGTGCGGATCGTGATGCGGCAACTTTAGGTTATGCAGGTGTTTACTCTTCATTCCTATTGTTTGCTAAACGTGCTGAAGCTAAATATGGCGTTTCTGCTCGTGAAATCTTATTAGAACTTGGTCGTCGTGGTACTGTTGGCGGACAAGAAGATATGATTGAAGATTTAGCATTGACCATGTCTAAAGCACAAGAACTTTCAGCTTAA
- a CDS encoding OprD family outer membrane porin, with translation MYRQTLWKALSLALLATGTSATYADFIDDSQVQLKFKNFYLQRDVSIPDANKPLSRNFGSWSQGITLDAKSGYANWGPLQVGVDVLAQYALRLSDDKHMNDFVLPYNGKDQARDYGKVGVTLKAKLNKTELRVGDLQPMTPVLFIDPSRQLITTYSGAWLESKELKNTKLTLAYIDGINSRYDNQYQDFNIWPKELGDYSKRVNPGFNHGMYIAGIDYQIMPELSASYYFADVTNLYQQNYVGLDFKKKLDDKNQISGHIHGFDNRETGKAIYGDFENQALSLKAEWKTGNHTFDAGYQQMFGEHGKSVPYFPSLSGWTPQPYLANWSVASFIRKDEKSWSVGYSYDFKDLGLNGLTATVRHFEGWDIDNGDGTRGEEAENNLIVKYTVPEGKLKGLGIQWMYIDVNYPSVPGFVDLEENRIATTYTFTF, from the coding sequence ATGTATCGTCAAACATTATGGAAAGCTTTAAGTCTTGCTTTATTAGCAACGGGGACATCTGCAACTTATGCAGATTTTATTGACGACAGCCAAGTGCAATTAAAATTTAAAAACTTTTATTTACAACGTGATGTATCTATTCCGGATGCAAATAAACCTTTGTCTCGAAATTTTGGTAGTTGGTCACAAGGGATCACTTTAGATGCAAAATCGGGCTATGCCAATTGGGGACCTTTACAGGTTGGAGTTGATGTTTTAGCACAATATGCGTTGCGTTTAAGTGATGATAAGCACATGAATGATTTTGTGCTTCCTTATAATGGCAAAGATCAAGCTCGTGACTATGGCAAAGTTGGGGTAACGTTAAAAGCAAAGCTGAACAAAACAGAATTGCGTGTTGGTGATTTACAACCCATGACGCCTGTTCTATTCATTGATCCATCACGTCAGCTCATCACAACTTACAGTGGTGCATGGCTTGAATCAAAAGAACTCAAAAATACCAAACTTACTTTGGCTTATATTGATGGTATTAACTCGCGTTATGACAACCAATATCAAGATTTTAATATTTGGCCAAAAGAGTTAGGGGATTATAGTAAGCGTGTTAATCCTGGTTTTAACCATGGTATGTATATTGCTGGTATCGATTACCAAATTATGCCTGAATTATCAGCAAGCTATTATTTTGCAGATGTGACCAATCTATACCAACAAAATTATGTCGGTTTAGACTTTAAGAAAAAATTAGACGATAAAAATCAGATTTCAGGACATATTCACGGTTTTGATAACCGTGAAACGGGCAAAGCCATTTATGGTGATTTTGAAAACCAAGCACTGTCATTGAAAGCTGAGTGGAAAACAGGTAACCACACTTTTGATGCAGGTTATCAACAAATGTTTGGTGAGCATGGTAAATCAGTTCCATATTTCCCATCACTTTCAGGCTGGACACCTCAACCTTATTTGGCGAACTGGTCTGTGGCAAGCTTTATTCGTAAAGATGAAAAGTCTTGGAGTGTGGGTTATAGCTATGATTTCAAAGATTTAGGCTTAAATGGTTTAACTGCAACCGTACGTCATTTCGAAGGTTGGGATATCGACAATGGTGATGGTACACGCGGTGAAGAAGCTGAGAATAATTTAATCGTTAAATACACAGTTCCAGAAGGTAAGTTGAAAGGTTTAGGTATTCAGTGGATGTATATTGATGTGAATTACCCGAGTGTTCCTGGTTTCGTCGATTTAGAAGAAAATCGAATAGCAACCACTTATACCTTTACATTCTAA
- a CDS encoding alpha/beta fold hydrolase — protein sequence MSTVQIPEYKTDSFFGLEDKWIETAEGELTHYHEIGEGTPILFLHGSGTGVSAAANWWLNLPSIGEQARCIAIDTIGYGQTVVAPGTAYGIRAWVDHAIRTLDALGIEKTWLVGNSLGGWLAFQMALDYPERILGIVSMGTGGAKQTAALKAHANPVLTEEGIKKTLSMFVVNKDLITDELVKVRFDSAKNDYASDRLMDVVGARDRDRFEFPLDFEKMKEITVPVLLIHGTQDVVIPVSRTWDILNIVPHADAHIFSQCGHWSQVEKADEFNTIIKNYLTARGV from the coding sequence ATGAGCACTGTTCAAATTCCAGAATATAAGACGGATTCATTCTTCGGTTTAGAAGACAAATGGATTGAAACAGCTGAAGGTGAACTTACCCATTACCACGAAATTGGTGAAGGTACACCTATTTTATTTTTGCACGGTTCAGGTACAGGCGTATCTGCAGCTGCAAACTGGTGGTTAAACCTTCCATCAATTGGTGAACAAGCACGTTGCATCGCGATCGATACCATTGGTTATGGTCAAACAGTGGTTGCACCAGGTACAGCTTACGGCATCCGCGCTTGGGTTGATCATGCAATTCGTACTTTAGATGCGCTAGGAATTGAAAAAACATGGTTGGTGGGTAACTCGTTAGGTGGTTGGTTAGCTTTCCAAATGGCGCTTGATTATCCAGAGCGTATTTTAGGTATCGTATCTATGGGTACGGGTGGTGCGAAACAAACTGCAGCATTGAAAGCACATGCAAACCCAGTTTTAACTGAAGAAGGGATTAAAAAGACACTTTCTATGTTTGTTGTGAACAAAGATTTGATCACTGACGAATTAGTAAAAGTACGTTTTGATTCTGCGAAAAATGACTACGCATCTGATCGTTTGATGGATGTTGTAGGTGCACGTGACCGTGACCGTTTCGAATTCCCACTCGATTTCGAAAAAATGAAAGAAATCACTGTACCTGTATTGTTGATTCACGGTACACAGGACGTGGTGATTCCAGTATCTCGTACTTGGGATATCTTGAACATTGTTCCACATGCTGATGCACACATTTTCAGCCAATGTGGTCACTGGTCTCAAGTTGAAAAAGCAGACGAATTTAACACGATCATTAAAAATTATTTGACTGCTCGTGGTGTCTAA
- the hcaR gene encoding DNA-binding transcriptional regulator HcaR — MELRHLRYFITVAEELNFSKAALKLFTAQPSLSQQIKDLEEDVGVKLLNRTKRKVELTDEGAVFLEQARLTLAQADKAVAMARQVSKAKQQLLRIGFVPVAEMKVFPFVLPNLRVQNSEFKIELLSLNNTEQMRSIKKGELDITFTRHNLQNDEIESKFVLREPLILLLPNDHPLAKYERVPVKALNGIDFIIPDIEQSQTLHNTILDFAKDNHIEFNIVQKADNILFNINSVGMGLGCTILPAYIAPLTMSNTVIRPLDVELPSLDLFVSYRKNSTSEAVKKFIELLTKVFYLDINRTDERKSLN, encoded by the coding sequence ATGGAATTACGCCACCTTCGATATTTTATTACTGTTGCTGAAGAACTTAATTTCAGTAAAGCCGCATTAAAACTATTTACAGCCCAACCCTCACTCAGCCAACAAATTAAAGATCTTGAAGAAGATGTTGGTGTCAAACTATTAAACCGAACTAAACGCAAAGTCGAACTGACTGATGAAGGCGCTGTTTTCTTAGAACAAGCCCGCCTAACACTTGCTCAGGCAGATAAAGCTGTTGCTATGGCGCGTCAAGTCTCTAAAGCAAAACAACAGTTGCTCAGAATTGGCTTCGTCCCTGTTGCAGAAATGAAAGTTTTCCCATTTGTACTGCCAAACTTACGTGTACAGAATTCAGAATTTAAAATTGAGTTGCTCAGCTTGAATAACACTGAGCAAATGCGTTCTATTAAAAAAGGTGAACTTGATATCACTTTCACGCGTCATAACTTACAAAATGATGAAATTGAAAGTAAATTCGTGCTTCGTGAACCACTGATCTTACTATTACCCAATGATCACCCACTGGCAAAATACGAAAGAGTCCCTGTTAAAGCTTTGAATGGCATAGATTTTATTATTCCAGATATCGAGCAATCGCAAACTTTACACAATACGATTTTAGATTTTGCCAAAGACAATCATATTGAATTTAATATCGTGCAAAAAGCAGATAATATTTTATTCAATATCAATTCTGTCGGAATGGGCTTAGGTTGCACAATACTACCTGCTTATATCGCCCCACTGACCATGAGCAATACAGTGATCAGACCTCTCGATGTAGAGCTTCCATCTCTAGATCTTTTTGTGAGCTATCGTAAAAACTCTACATCTGAAGCTGTGAAGAAATTTATAGAATTATTAACCAAAGTCTTTTATCTGGATATTAATCGAACAGATGAACGTAAAAGCTTAAATTAA